From the Cryomorphaceae bacterium genome, the window TGAGGTACGAAGCACGGAGTAGCCTGCCCCGAAGAATTTCGGGGGAGAAATCTCTCTGAAGCAGAGTCCTTAACCCCCTTCCCGCTCCAAAAACTTCACCACCAAGCTAAACAGCCCTTCATAACCATCAAAGCCAATGGTTTCGGGTACGTCGTACATGTCGTGATAGGCCGTGCGTTCTCCCAGCGTGTAGATGAAAAAAGCCGGTACTCCGTTTTTCGAAAACCAGTAATGGTCGCTGTTGGCGGCCTCACCCCGCACCTTGATTTTCGGCACCAGCTCGTGCTCTTTGTTGATTTGGGCAAGTCGTTCAGCGGCCTCGGGAAAGGTTTTTCCATTCACCACCGTAATGCCGTCTTCACCGGTTCCTACCAAATCGAGATTCATTAAAAACCTGATTTTCTCTAAGGTAACCAACGGGTTATCCACAAAATACCGTGAGCCCACCAACCCCGCCTCCTCACCGGCAAAGGCCAAAAATAACACCGTGTATTCCGGTGGATTCTGCCTGTAGTGCCTCGCCAAATCGAGCATCATGGCCGTACCGGAGGCATTGTCGTTCGCGCCGGGAAACAGCACATTGCCCATCTTACCCAGGTGGTCGTAGTGGGCTGTAATAACCAACAAACTGTCGGAAGTTCCGGTTCCGCGAACCACTCCCATCACATTTTGCGAGGTGAATTCCTCTTCGAAGGTGCTTTCTACGCTCAGCACCACCGTTTCTGCCTGTTGCCAATTCACGGTTTCGCGGTTCACTTCAATCACCGGCTGCTTAAACACGCTCGTTCCCACGCTCCAGGTGAGTTTATCCACAGGGTCAATCACGGGCACCCATGCAGCGAGCTCCCGCAAAATACCCGCTCTTTTTGAAGCGCCATCGCGATTGTACGGAGATACCGGATGCAGCACATACACAGCCTCGCCTGTGATAATGATGTCCCCCGGACGGTCGATGTAGCTAGTATCGAGCTGTATCACAGACAAATGACCGGAAAAAGACGGACTGTTGGGGTGCATATGAAAATCGCGGCCTGGGGTGAGCGCAAGACCGTCTATCTGCACAGAAACAGGTCTGCGAAAAATGTTCACAGGGTGTTGAAAGGGCTGAAAACGAACCTCATTCAAGGGCTCAACACCGAGGCTGTCCAGTTGAAAGGCGATAAAATCGGCCGCTTTTTGCAAGCCGTTGTCCACATAGCCCCTGCCTGCAAAGTGAGGGCTGCAAAGGGTGTCTAACAGGTACCGCGCATAGGTGAGATTTTGGCTCTGACCGGATACGGCCAACAACAGCCCTACCAGCAGCCCGAGACCTCTTATGACAGGTACCGTCGCTCTATCAGGCTCAGGAAAGTAAGCGTAAGTTGATCTTCTTCGTCCCATTCGTAGGTGGTCTTGAGTTCCTGCTCCACCCATTGTCGAGCCGAGCTGATATCGTTGCAGGTATTCAGTTTTTTGAGGGCCTGGTTGTACGCGTCGGCATCTCCCCCAAAAAGCTCCTTGATAAAACGGAACTTCTGGTTGAGCCCGATGGCCACAGTGAGGTCGGCAATTTTGGTGTGGCTCAGCTTATCTGCCAACGACTCAGGTCGGCCTTCGCTGGGAGGAATCACCTCCGAGCGGGAACGCGATACAGGTTTTTGAACTGGTGCAGGCGCGGGCTCCGGTGTGGGAGGTGGCACGGGCTTCGGTGCCGCAGCCCTGGGTTCAGGTTGAGCAGGAGGAGGTGGAGGTGGTGGAGGCTGGGGTAGCTCAGGTTCATCCTGCTGCTCGCGCGAAATCTCCTCGATGGAGTCAATCAGGGAAATTTGTTTGGGCGCCAATGGCTGTGGAGGGGGCGCCTGCGGTTCTTCCACCTTTGAGGCCGACGGTCTCGTCCCACCCATCCCCATCAGGTTGCGGTCTTCAATGGCTTTGTAGCGCAAAATAACCAGACGCTCATATAGCTCTCGCGCGTCGCGAAGGGTCACTTCAAACTCTTCGAGACCAACAGTACCATTGTTGATACGCGAAGCGAGTAAGTTGAGACTTTGTATTAACTCCGGAATTGATTTGAATTTTTCCATGGTACGAATATCAGTAATGATGTTGACATGAGAGAAAGGCCACATGCCTTGGAATTTCGGTTACATTTGCCATATAAGGCACGGTTTGCGCAAAGTTACGGTTTCCGCGCAGCCTATATTTGAACGCAAAAATCATTTGAATATGTTTCTGGAGTACACCCCGGCTGGTGGAGAGCGCTTAGGTTGGATTGAAGTGATTTGCGGATCGATGTTTTCGGGTAAAACCGAAGAGCTCATTCGCAGGTTGAAGCGCGCGCGCATTGCCAACCAAAAGATTCAGATTTTTAAACCCGCCCTCGACCGCAGGTATGACGAAGTAAAGGTGGTAAGCCACGATGAAAACGCCATTCACTCTACACCCGTTGAGCACTCGCGCGATATTTTGCAGTACGTGAGCGATGAACACGTGGTGGGCATTGACGAGGCTCAATTCTTTGACATGGACCTGCCTGATGTTTGCAACGAGTTGGCCAACAGAGGTATTCGGGTGGTGATTGCAGGTCTCGACATGGATTTTAAAGGCAAGCCTTTCGGGCCTATGCCGCACCTGCTTGCCATTGCTGAGTACGTTACCAAGGTGCACGCTATTTGTGTGCGCAGTGGTCATCTCGCTAATTACAGCCACCGTATTGTGCCCGGAGAAGACCTGGTGGCTTTGGGCGAAAAGGAAAGCTACGAGCCACTGAGCCGCGCAGAATTTTTCAGGTGCCTGAAGGCGGAAAAAGAGCGGGAGCAAAGCAATTCCTGAATCAGAACTGAAACCTGAAAGACGGCTTAATCAGGAAGAAGTAATGACCCTGCAACGACGGCTGATCGGTGTAGCGCCACACAAAATCCACACGGGCAAATTTGATGATATTCTCAATTCCAAAGCCCCACTCGTAATAGGGCTGACGGAGAATGGTGGTGGCCCGCGGTAAATCAGCGAGGTAGGCATTGTCTGCGCGTGCGTCGCCTATCAATGCCTTGGCAAATACAAAGGAGCGCCATTTGAGTTTTTTCACCAGCGGAACGCGATCCAGAATCCAGCCTTCAAAGTGGTGCGCCATGGCCAGTTGCGCGTATTCGTCCACATAAAACTCCATGAAGTTCATGAGGTTAAACGATAGCTGATCGTTGAAAATAATGGGGTTTGCCAACGGCATAAAGGCAAACACGTGCGGCATGTTTCCCCATGTTTTGGCTGCGTCAATGCGAAAATGAAAGTATCCTGCGTTGGCCACCGGAATGTATTGCTGCACCGCCACCCTGGCTTGCTGATATCCCACTTCCGAGCCGAGTTCAGGAGCTCCCATACGCGCCTCCAGATAGATGTCCGGAATGGGCCCGAAACGTTTTTGTACGTCGTTGCGGTCGTTGTAAAACGGACGAAGTTTGGTGTTGAGCCAACTCAGTTTGGCCGTAATGCCAACCGATCCAGCGTTGTAGCGCTCGTGCACATGGGGTTTTCCAAACAGTGCTTCGCTCAGCCAAATGGTTTCAAACTGCTCGCGCGTGTAATCGGCCATGAGGGTGAGGCCCACCAAAGGTTGCACGGCAAAAAATCCCCGCGCCCGCTGACTGTAGTACCGCGAATCGTCGCCATAAAACTGACCGAGCGACGAGAAGATATGATCTATGCGAATAGTATTGAAGCTACGGCCCAATTGGT encodes:
- a CDS encoding M20/M25/M40 family metallo-hydrolase is translated as MGGAGTQDHLRMGRRRSTYAYFPEPDRATVPVIRGLGLLVGLLLAVSGQSQNLTYARYLLDTLCSPHFAGRGYVDNGLQKAADFIAFQLDSLGVEPLNEVRFQPFQHPVNIFRRPVSVQIDGLALTPGRDFHMHPNSPSFSGHLSVIQLDTSYIDRPGDIIITGEAVYVLHPVSPYNRDGASKRAGILRELAAWVPVIDPVDKLTWSVGTSVFKQPVIEVNRETVNWQQAETVVLSVESTFEEEFTSQNVMGVVRGTGTSDSLLVITAHYDHLGKMGNVLFPGANDNASGTAMMLDLARHYRQNPPEYTVLFLAFAGEEAGLVGSRYFVDNPLVTLEKIRFLMNLDLVGTGEDGITVVNGKTFPEAAERLAQINKEHELVPKIKVRGEAANSDHYWFSKNGVPAFFIYTLGERTAYHDMYDVPETIGFDGYEGLFSLVVKFLEREGG
- a CDS encoding thymidine kinase, giving the protein MFLEYTPAGGERLGWIEVICGSMFSGKTEELIRRLKRARIANQKIQIFKPALDRRYDEVKVVSHDENAIHSTPVEHSRDILQYVSDEHVVGIDEAQFFDMDLPDVCNELANRGIRVVIAGLDMDFKGKPFGPMPHLLAIAEYVTKVHAICVRSGHLANYSHRIVPGEDLVALGEKESYEPLSRAEFFRCLKAEKEREQSNS